TTAGACTTTGTAATTGGGtttgtaaatttttattattatttttggtttcTTTGGGCGAACTAAATTAAGCCTCTACATATATATTTTGCCAACATCAATTAATTACTATATATCTTTTGCAGACATCGTGAATACCGATAATATAGCTTATCAAGATATCAATAGGGAGCATCATATAGTGAAATAGCGATGCAGTTATATCCATACTATTTGGTGAGAAAGGAATGAGAGGCTTTTTGGGAAGACTCCTACCATGGCGATCTCTGGTTTTGAAGATTAAAGAAACAATTAAGATTAGATGATGGGTAAATGTGTTAATATGAGGGATCTTGTATTTTGAATCATTGTGGTTAGGTTGAATTTGTATAGCATTTGACTTTGTTTTGTTGTTCTTTTGTAGCAACTTTTGCTGCTTCTTAGGTAATAAAATTTGAaacaccctgaaaatttttaaagtaaaatatCATCCTTAAtacagtaaaataaggaaataaagtaatAAGAAGAGGAAAATTTAGTTATGTCActggaagtatattatgacatattgattcaagaaaggactaaattgtaaaagtgagaaaagttttatgGCCCAaaaagtaaatactcaaaatttgagggattaaagtgtaaatatgaaaaagttgaaagactaatagtgcaaatattttaagggtggaatgatctagaaaccaaggaaaattgatgaattaggaccaaattgaataagtgaagaattatgaggactaaattataattttaccaaattaagtgatgactcaagaatggaattttaaaagatcacgaaggaaaaatggtcaattggaagagagaaatctagaaagtaattatgatgttggtgatattttatagttatttaattagattattatttatttaatatttttaataagatattttattattttatttagtctatatatatGGGTGTGTGTGGAAAAAAAGGAAAGAGAGGGAAGAACACCATCCATCTTAACATGCAACCAACGTtggaagagaagaaaagaaagaaaattttcttttctttacaatttggtccttctaccaaaaatttatcattttcacccaaaaatcaaaaaatTTCCATAGCTATCAAAAGAGTAAAAATGTTAAAGAGActatgggaagttagaatatcaagttgaatTCAAGAAATGGAAAgcgaaggagagagaaaatcaagatgaagattgaaatcaatagaacaagataagaacatcatgatttcaatatatttttaagttcgatactattgaaaaagcatgagattgatgttaatgtagagtttccttacatatggtcctatgttcttgatatgttagtgaagagaaaataagagaaagtgatgagaaatagtatAGAGAAAGAacataagggtgttataaacatggtaattaatatcttgcactaaaacagttacgGACAAACAGATgggtctaattttgaaaaatcaccaaaattgtagaaattgaattagagtttaaaaatataaaattaaattttattgagtctagtttttcatagaagaaagcagtgtaagcaatgaaagctgtaaattgtgagatataacaaatttagttagacaatgtcgaatgattttgggttccctattttgactttggaaaatcatataagattggaaaaaaataattatgggcttaaatttatatttttagaattctaaatgagtctattttcaatagaaataaacagaaacatcattaattcatgcgaagagataattaattttagtgaagaagggtcgaagcTCAGACAGTAGAATagaggtgactttaaagaataaactgtacttattggctaaactaaaaattatgaaaattttatggtaagaagatatataagtctaatTTCAGGCAAAATTAGCGGATTTtaatttgagttttgtagctcaagatataaataatttagtgactataactcaaatggacagttttgaatatacatataagtaaatagtgaaattattgataatgttatttatagcaagttatgtaaattaaggatgtggaatggagaggaggaggaggaaaatatgtatgaatattcagctagcatggctaatttgcatgttttagacttagagactaaattgaataaaagtaaaactttatgggcagttttgtaaaaatgttagatgaccaatttgcatgaaatggattattttattatttaaatttgcaaaattgaatgaaattattaatttagttcaagatcggggaaaaacttattttaaggattaaattgaaaagtgttgaaattatgaaaaattctgatattttatagaattcatgggttgttatcaatttgtatgagaataacggctggaaataaggattaaattgcaagaattttatttttttgagcctaaggatgaaatcgttatttatttaaaagtttaggggtaaaatggtaattttgtttagagtattAACTGAACgtattaaaatatgaaataaataaaaacgacgatcaaatttatttataaaaattcagatgactcgaatacgagactcgaacatggaaaagaaaagatatcggattaatgaaattataaacatgaacaagcAACGGGGTAAGTTattgtaacttgaattgtatttttaaatgcataaaatatcgatataatgaattacctgatttatgtttatgaagaaatggcaagagaatgatatttatcatgacatgtaaatatgtgattatcttttatacgttgatacaaggaaattaagtataGTGAGacaagtaataaattcaagtaaaacatatCGAGAAAAATAAGATACGTTTAAGGGACactatgtttgattttaattggttccaaatatgaatgttagatgaaataaaatatcgATAAATAAATCGATAATTCGGTAATGCTCGTAACTCTATTCCGTGCGGATTCGAGTTAGAGGCGTTACAAAATTGCAAAGCATTCATTTTTTTGGATGAAAAATCTTCTCTTTAACCACCTAATGTGCGTATATATTATATGAGGAATGATTATATGAAACGTGGCCCGTCATACTATCCCtttcaatagttttatgccaTCGTATTCTTATCACGAATTTCagtattttaatttggatttgattttttgaataaaatcaCGAAATTCGAGATAAGAATCTTGATGTGAAAAACTATTGGAAAGATCTGATGACGATACGCATTTCTAATCCTTTCTATATTATATATGATAGATATGAAAATGTTGATCTTTAACTCGAATAGGAGATTTTCGAAGTTCTGTCTTGAAGGATCCTTTCGATGAACTTATACACTTGACAATTACATATCATCACTCTTCCATGAATTTACacgcatatattaaaaataatgcaAAGAAGTTTCCCAATTCCTAGTTCCTAGAAACTCCAGACTTGCCCCACACATTTTATGCTCCTCGGCCAACTTCCAGGtattttctcttcagtttctttgattTTGCCCACGAACCAATCACTTCGTCATAAGCATATacacacaaatatatatatatatatatatagcatttttGCGTATAGTTTCCACCATAATCTCAAAACTCATAAAACTTTTTCGATTCAAAAACAATGAAGGCAATCGGTGATGAAAACCAAACCACAAATCTGCCACCAACCAATCCAGCAATCCCCATAAATCTAACAGCCATAGCTGACTATTATCTGACATTTAACTGCATCTCCACAATGTACCAGGCCTACACCCATGGTGACTTTCCCATGGTGGGTTTCATAGTTATGGTTTACTTTGGTTATTTGGGTCTCATGTATTGCATAAACCAACTCCGAGCTTTACCTCCAACCCACACTTCACCAAAGAAAGATTTCTTGAAATCTATCATATGGGTTTTAGCCACTGTTATCTTAGTCGGATTTGCTCTTCAATTCTCCACCTTTGTTCACCCTCTTGTAGCTGTTTTTGTGTTTGCTGCTGCAGTTTCTACCAGTTATTTCCTCTTCTTCTTATATTTCGTCCACGATTGCGATCCCCATGAATCTGCTAACTCTTGCTGCATATTTAGAATCAAAGTGTCAAGGGGATGTTGTGCCAATTATGAAGTGATCATCAATGGCAGCAAAATTACAAGGGATGTTGTTCCAGGTCCAGAAAATGTGTAATTCCTGGAAGATCTCTAGATTTAAGAGTTAATAGAATAGGGCTTGTGGTGAAAGTGATctaagtttatttttttaatttctttattcaTAGGTAAAGCTTGTTGTTCCTTGTTATCATTCAATCAAGTCAAAAGCTTTAAAAGCTGATGGAAATTCTTTGGTAAAGCTAAACCATATCAATCAATTTAATGAACAAGAAAGATGTTTCTTAAGAAAAAAACAAGTTAATgacaatttgaatattgaataccATATCGTAATAAGT
The window above is part of the Gossypium arboreum isolate Shixiya-1 unplaced genomic scaffold, ASM2569848v2 Contig00785, whole genome shotgun sequence genome. Proteins encoded here:
- the LOC108456393 gene encoding uncharacterized protein LOC108456393, which encodes MKAIGDENQTTNLPPTNPAIPINLTAIADYYLTFNCISTMYQAYTHGDFPMVGFIVMVYFGYLGLMYCINQLRALPPTHTSPKKDFLKSIIWVLATVILVGFALQFSTFVHPLVAVFVFAAAVSTSYFLFFLYFVHDCDPHESANSCCIFRIKVSRGCCANYEVIINGSKITRDVVPGPENV